From Flavobacterium alkalisoli, the proteins below share one genomic window:
- the fabD gene encoding ACP S-malonyltransferase: MKAYVFPGQGAQFTGMGKELYENSPQAKELFEKANDILGFRITDIMFEGTAEELKETKVTQPAVFLHSVILAKTLGDSFKPEMVAGHSLGEFSALVAAGALTFEDGLKLVSQRAMAMQKACEITPSTMAAVLGLEDKIVEDICEQTEGVVVAANYNCPGQLVISGETSAVERACEALKAAGAKRALILPVGGAFHSPMMEPAREELAAAIEKTVFSAPVCPVYQNVPATAVSNPDEIKQNLIIQLTAPVKWTQSVQNMITDGATLFTEVGPGNVLQGLVKKINKEAETASA; the protein is encoded by the coding sequence ATGAAAGCATATGTATTTCCGGGACAGGGTGCCCAGTTTACAGGAATGGGTAAAGAGCTTTATGAAAACTCTCCCCAGGCAAAGGAATTATTTGAAAAAGCCAACGATATATTAGGTTTCCGTATTACAGACATCATGTTTGAAGGTACTGCAGAGGAACTTAAGGAAACTAAAGTAACGCAGCCTGCCGTTTTCTTACATTCGGTTATTTTGGCAAAAACCTTAGGAGACAGCTTTAAGCCGGAAATGGTTGCCGGACATTCTCTGGGTGAATTTTCTGCACTTGTAGCAGCTGGGGCACTTACTTTTGAAGACGGACTTAAACTGGTATCGCAACGTGCCATGGCAATGCAAAAAGCCTGTGAAATCACTCCAAGTACAATGGCTGCCGTATTAGGTCTTGAAGATAAAATTGTTGAAGACATTTGCGAACAGACTGAAGGTGTTGTTGTGGCTGCAAACTACAACTGTCCGGGTCAGCTTGTTATTTCAGGTGAAACTTCGGCTGTAGAAAGGGCTTGTGAAGCTTTAAAAGCTGCAGGAGCAAAAAGAGCATTAATCCTGCCTGTAGGTGGTGCTTTCCACTCGCCTATGATGGAGCCTGCAAGAGAAGAACTTGCCGCTGCTATTGAGAAAACAGTTTTCTCTGCTCCGGTTTGCCCTGTATACCAAAATGTACCGGCTACAGCAGTAAGTAATCCTGATGAAATTAAGCAAAACCTTATTATACAGCTTACGGCTCCTGTAAAATGGACTCAAAGTGTACAAAACATGATTACCGATGGTGCTACCCTGTTTACAGAGGTTGGACCGGGTAATGTACTGCAAGGTCTTGTTAAGAAGATAAACAAGGAAGCGGAGACTGCTTCAGCATAA
- a CDS encoding PH domain-containing protein, whose product MKFRSRKNIFSYLIFAFTAAIIIFACTQGYQEEGFSLSIIPLYIISLIILVFLGGMATTHYIVTPSHIIYKCGFINGKIEINNIHEIVKGKTMYVGFKPALATKGLIIKYNKFDDIYISPETNDTFIEAVLKINPGIKITPHL is encoded by the coding sequence ATGAAATTCAGAAGCCGAAAAAATATCTTCTCTTATCTAATATTCGCTTTTACAGCGGCTATTATAATTTTTGCCTGCACACAGGGCTATCAGGAAGAAGGGTTCTCACTTAGCATTATTCCCCTTTATATCATCAGCCTTATAATTTTAGTTTTTCTTGGCGGGATGGCTACTACACACTACATAGTCACACCTTCTCATATAATTTACAAATGCGGTTTTATTAATGGTAAAATAGAGATAAACAACATACATGAAATTGTAAAAGGTAAGACCATGTATGTAGGCTTTAAACCGGCACTGGCAACTAAGGGACTCATTATAAAATATAATAAGTTTGACGATATTTACATCAGCCCGGAAACCAATGACACTTTTATAGAAGCTGTTTTAAAAATAAACCCCGGCATTAAAATAACACCACACCTTTGA
- a CDS encoding DEAD/DEAH box helicase family protein has translation MNTFPENIKFKYSWRKYQERVLHELEDHLYNRHLHVIAPPGSGKTILGLEVMKRLNQPTLVLAPTIAIRNQWIQRFCELFLDTDTIPDWISRDIKNPKFLTISTYQGMHAACNNRQEKEEDYNEEEEETYKEEKSTNENLTKIVNGLKTQNVKTIVIDEAHHLKNEWWDTLTKIKKQLDPVIVALTATPPYDVSPGEWHRYTELNGPVDTEITVPELVKENDLCPHQDYVYFTLPSESEKESIDKFRDKVKLVTDKINTDTVFIAALESHPVYSNPFENLEWIYDNFQEYINILVFLNSIGKEIPLQHFEVIGDEKGRIPKMDKERLEALLDFYLFKEKVYFEELKEHKESLANMLRHYGMMERKSIKFELNRKISANLTSSISKLDGIKKITDLEFSNLKDDLRLVILCDFIRKDFYTTASVNNKELDKVGVMPTFEKLRRGNPHNLKIGVLTGSLIIIPKTAYSSFKEKIEKYNIRNISCSAVPFDDNYLLVTPNEQLKHDIVTIITQVFEEGEIQALVGTKSLLGEGWDAPCINALILASFVGSFVLSNQMRGRAIRAQRGNNQKTGNIWHLVCIDPTDILGGTDLEMLRRRFKGFVGVSFKDDEGIENGIARLDIPKNLHRPKVIENKNEEMFSNALKRDLLRKRWEDAIKKGFSLVEEIKIPFLVPEEHKESKKTYPELKDLYFNKTIGYFIAQITFGIMTYGSYALQGLAKGIRYIKSWQELFIAISVFGGVGFLAYGRQAYKAFRMYVTYRDITEDIKQIARALFETLVHAGHIHTPRYKISLIADVGRKGDIYCYLQGGTSFEKSIFIESLMEIVAPVDSPRYIIIRKSKKNFLIQRDYHAVPDIIGRNKKTAEHFASLWEKFVGDCELIYTRTPVGRRILLKSRLKSLSAQLDPQPERGNKWR, from the coding sequence TTGAATACATTCCCCGAAAACATCAAGTTTAAATACTCCTGGAGGAAATACCAGGAAAGGGTTCTTCATGAACTGGAAGATCATTTATACAACAGGCATCTTCATGTTATAGCACCTCCTGGGTCGGGTAAAACCATACTGGGGCTTGAAGTAATGAAAAGGCTTAACCAGCCTACACTCGTGCTTGCCCCTACTATAGCCATAAGAAACCAGTGGATACAAAGGTTTTGTGAATTGTTTCTTGATACAGACACTATCCCCGATTGGATTTCAAGGGATATTAAAAACCCAAAATTCCTTACTATAAGTACTTATCAGGGTATGCATGCCGCCTGTAACAACAGGCAGGAAAAAGAGGAGGATTACAATGAGGAAGAAGAGGAAACTTACAAAGAAGAAAAAAGCACAAACGAAAACCTTACTAAAATAGTTAACGGTCTAAAGACACAAAATGTAAAGACCATAGTAATAGATGAAGCACACCATTTAAAGAACGAATGGTGGGACACCTTAACCAAAATTAAAAAACAACTCGACCCGGTTATTGTTGCCTTAACCGCCACCCCTCCTTATGATGTAAGTCCTGGCGAGTGGCACAGGTATACCGAACTTAATGGCCCTGTAGACACAGAGATTACAGTTCCTGAGCTGGTAAAGGAAAATGACCTTTGCCCGCATCAGGATTATGTATATTTTACCCTCCCGTCAGAATCTGAAAAGGAAAGTATAGACAAGTTTAGAGATAAAGTAAAACTGGTTACCGATAAAATTAATACGGATACAGTTTTTATAGCTGCATTAGAAAGCCATCCTGTTTACAGTAATCCGTTTGAAAATCTGGAATGGATATATGACAATTTTCAGGAATACATCAACATCCTTGTTTTCCTTAACAGTATAGGAAAGGAAATCCCCTTACAACATTTTGAAGTTATAGGCGATGAAAAAGGAAGGATCCCCAAAATGGATAAAGAGAGGCTGGAAGCACTTCTTGACTTTTACCTTTTTAAGGAAAAAGTCTATTTTGAAGAACTTAAGGAACATAAAGAATCGCTTGCCAACATGCTCAGGCACTATGGCATGATGGAAAGAAAGAGCATTAAATTTGAGCTTAACCGAAAAATATCAGCAAATCTTACTTCCAGTATCAGTAAACTGGACGGGATTAAAAAAATAACCGATTTAGAGTTTTCTAATCTTAAGGATGATTTACGATTGGTTATCCTTTGCGATTTTATACGTAAAGACTTTTATACAACTGCATCTGTAAACAACAAAGAGTTGGATAAAGTAGGTGTTATGCCAACTTTTGAAAAATTAAGACGCGGCAATCCGCACAATCTTAAAATTGGAGTTTTAACAGGATCGCTTATTATTATCCCGAAAACAGCTTATAGCTCTTTTAAAGAAAAAATAGAAAAATACAACATTAGGAACATTAGCTGTTCGGCAGTTCCTTTTGATGACAATTACCTTTTAGTCACTCCAAACGAACAGTTAAAACACGACATTGTAACCATTATAACCCAAGTTTTTGAAGAAGGAGAGATACAGGCTCTTGTAGGCACAAAATCACTTTTAGGAGAAGGCTGGGATGCACCCTGCATAAACGCACTTATATTGGCCAGCTTTGTAGGCTCCTTTGTTTTATCTAACCAAATGAGGGGAAGAGCCATAAGGGCACAAAGGGGCAATAACCAAAAAACCGGAAACATATGGCATCTGGTATGTATTGACCCTACAGACATTCTTGGCGGTACCGATCTCGAAATGCTCAGAAGGCGTTTTAAAGGCTTTGTAGGAGTATCATTTAAAGACGATGAAGGAATAGAAAATGGTATAGCACGACTTGACATTCCTAAAAATTTACATCGTCCCAAGGTAATAGAAAACAAAAATGAAGAGATGTTTTCTAACGCCTTAAAAAGAGATCTTTTAAGGAAAAGATGGGAAGATGCCATAAAAAAAGGATTCAGTCTTGTTGAAGAGATTAAAATACCTTTTCTGGTACCGGAAGAGCACAAGGAAAGCAAAAAAACCTATCCGGAACTTAAAGACCTTTATTTCAATAAGACCATAGGATATTTTATAGCCCAGATTACTTTTGGAATAATGACCTATGGATCTTATGCATTACAGGGATTGGCAAAAGGAATACGTTACATTAAAAGCTGGCAGGAATTATTTATCGCCATATCTGTTTTTGGTGGAGTAGGATTTCTTGCTTACGGAAGGCAGGCGTACAAAGCCTTTAGAATGTATGTTACTTATCGCGACATAACCGAAGATATCAAACAAATAGCAAGGGCCCTTTTTGAAACTCTTGTACATGCAGGGCATATACATACTCCGCGATATAAGATTAGCCTGATAGCAGATGTTGGCCGTAAAGGAGATATTTACTGCTATCTGCAGGGAGGCACCTCTTTTGAAAAATCAATTTTTATAGAATCGCTTATGGAGATTGTTGCACCTGTAGACAGTCCCCGTTATATCATTATCAGAAAAAGTAAAAAGAACTTCCTTATCCAAAGGGACTACCATGCAGTACCTGACATTATAGGCCGAAACAAAAAAACAGCAGAGCACTTTGCCTCCTTATGGGAAAAATTTGTTGGCGATTGTGAGTTGATCTATACAAGGACTCCTGTGGGGCGAAGAATACTTTTAAAGTCAAGATTAAAATCATTATCCGCACAATTAGACCCTCAACCGGAAAGAGGTAACAAATGGAGATAA
- the galE gene encoding UDP-glucose 4-epimerase GalE: MKILVTGGLGFIGSHTVVELQKEGFDVVVIDDLSNSSVDVLEGIEAITGKKPEFEQIDLREKQAVKDFFKKYADVTGIIHFAASKAVGESVENPLLYYENNIGSLVYLLQELQKKAESYFIFSSSCTVYGQAEKMPITEEAPIQAAMSPYGNTKQIGEEIIRDVAKVSGINSILLRYFNPVGADPSANIGELPLGVPLNLVPFITQTAIGIREQLSVFGNDYPTPDGTCVRDYIHVVDLAKAHVTALQRLIGKNNLEKVEVFNLGTGKGNSVIEVINAFERVTGQKLNYKIVGRRAGDVIEAYADTTKANNVLGWKAELSLDDALASAWKWERKVRGK; the protein is encoded by the coding sequence ATGAAAATACTTGTAACAGGAGGCTTAGGCTTTATAGGTTCGCATACTGTAGTAGAACTCCAAAAGGAAGGTTTTGATGTAGTGGTTATTGATGATCTTTCCAACTCATCTGTTGATGTGCTTGAAGGTATTGAGGCCATAACCGGAAAAAAACCTGAGTTTGAACAAATAGACCTTAGGGAAAAGCAGGCAGTAAAAGACTTTTTTAAAAAGTATGCTGATGTTACAGGGATTATTCATTTTGCTGCTTCTAAAGCAGTTGGTGAAAGTGTTGAAAATCCTTTGCTGTATTATGAGAACAATATAGGTTCGCTGGTATATCTTTTACAGGAACTGCAAAAGAAAGCCGAGTCTTATTTTATTTTCAGTTCTTCATGTACGGTATACGGACAGGCAGAGAAAATGCCTATTACCGAAGAGGCTCCTATACAGGCAGCGATGTCGCCTTATGGTAATACCAAGCAAATAGGAGAAGAGATTATAAGGGATGTGGCAAAAGTAAGTGGTATAAATTCCATCCTGCTGCGTTATTTTAATCCTGTAGGTGCAGATCCTTCTGCTAATATTGGGGAGCTGCCATTAGGTGTTCCTTTAAACCTGGTTCCGTTTATTACCCAAACAGCCATTGGTATAAGAGAGCAGCTTTCGGTTTTTGGCAATGATTACCCAACGCCGGACGGAACCTGTGTAAGAGACTATATACATGTTGTGGATTTGGCAAAAGCACACGTTACGGCGTTACAACGTCTTATAGGTAAAAACAATCTGGAGAAGGTGGAAGTATTTAACCTTGGTACAGGCAAAGGAAACTCGGTTATTGAGGTTATTAATGCCTTTGAAAGGGTAACGGGGCAAAAATTAAATTATAAGATTGTAGGGCGCAGGGCAGGAGATGTTATTGAAGCCTATGCCGATACTACAAAAGCAAATAACGTTTTGGGCTGGAAAGCAGAGCTGTCACTTGATGATGCGCTGGCATCGGCCTGGAAATGGGAACGGAAAGTAAGGGGTAAATAA
- a CDS encoding DegT/DnrJ/EryC1/StrS family aminotransferase, which produces MKKIQMVDLKGQYDKIKDTVNNSIQEVLDNTAYINGPQVHEFQKNLEEYLGVKHVIPCANGTDALQIAMMGLGLKPGDEVITADFTFAATVEVIALLQLTPVLVDVEPDTFNISIEAIRNAITPKTKAIVPVHLFGQAANMEQIMAIAKEHNLYVIEDNAQAIGANYKYSDGSKKKVGVIGDVASTSFFPSKNLGCYGDGGAIFTNNDELAHIIRGVVNHGMYVRYHHDVVGVNSRLDSVQAAVLNAKLPLLDSYNEARQAAAERYNAAFAGHANIVTPVTKGDKDSHVFHQYTLRILNGDRDGLMKHLQSKDIPCAIYYPIPLHKQKAYLDERYNEADFTVTNQLVNEVLSLPMHTELDEEQIKFITDSVLEYLT; this is translated from the coding sequence ATGAAAAAAATACAGATGGTTGACCTTAAGGGTCAATATGATAAAATTAAAGATACAGTAAATAATTCTATTCAGGAAGTTTTAGATAATACAGCATATATAAACGGGCCTCAGGTTCATGAGTTCCAGAAAAATCTTGAAGAATACCTTGGTGTTAAGCACGTAATACCTTGTGCAAACGGTACTGATGCACTTCAGATTGCAATGATGGGACTTGGCCTTAAGCCGGGCGATGAGGTTATTACTGCCGACTTTACTTTTGCCGCTACCGTAGAGGTTATTGCATTACTGCAGTTAACTCCGGTACTGGTAGATGTTGAGCCGGATACTTTTAATATATCTATTGAGGCAATTCGCAACGCTATTACTCCTAAAACAAAAGCTATTGTTCCTGTACACCTTTTTGGGCAGGCAGCAAACATGGAGCAGATTATGGCTATAGCAAAAGAACATAACCTTTATGTAATTGAAGATAATGCTCAGGCTATAGGTGCTAACTATAAATACAGCGACGGTTCTAAAAAGAAAGTTGGTGTAATAGGCGATGTGGCTTCTACATCGTTCTTCCCGTCTAAAAACCTTGGTTGCTATGGCGACGGAGGTGCTATTTTTACAAATAACGATGAGCTTGCACATATAATAAGAGGTGTTGTTAACCACGGTATGTATGTGCGTTACCATCATGATGTGGTAGGTGTAAACTCAAGGCTTGACAGTGTGCAGGCTGCGGTTCTTAATGCTAAGCTTCCATTACTTGATTCTTATAACGAAGCAAGACAGGCAGCAGCAGAACGATATAATGCCGCTTTTGCAGGGCATGCCAATATTGTTACTCCGGTAACAAAAGGAGATAAAGACAGCCACGTATTCCATCAGTACACATTAAGGATTCTTAACGGAGACAGGGATGGTTTAATGAAACACCTGCAAAGTAAAGATATTCCATGTGCCATATATTACCCGATACCACTGCACAAGCAAAAAGCATATCTTGACGAAAGGTATAATGAGGCTGATTTTACCGTAACCAATCAACTGGTTAATGAGGTACTTTCTTTACCGATGCATACTGAGCTTGACGAAGAGCAAATTAAATTTATAACAGACAGTGTTTTAGAATATTTGACATAA
- a CDS encoding 3-deoxy-D-manno-octulosonic acid transferase, producing the protein MFFLYNLLTVFTGFLLKIVALFNHKISLFVKGRKTVFNTLEQHIQPQDKTIWFHSASLGEYEQGLPVMEKIRKQYPDHKIVLTFFSPSGYEIRKNTKTADVVVYLPLDTTGNAKRFVKVVHPEMAFFIKYEYWPNYLKELKKAGTPTYLISGLMRKKQVFFKWYGGFYRKALKAFTQFFVQDNSSKELLQSIGLHNVSISGDTRFDRVSEILERDNTLPFIEEFKNNKITMVAGSSWPKDESMFIDFINSSNNTKFIIAPHNIKAEQIEQLKNSITKKTVLFSEKEGKNLAEYEVFIADTIGILSKIYSYADFAYVGGGFGTSGLHNILEPAAFGIPIVIGPNHQKFPEAIAMIHMGGCIAVKDKKEMEETLSSLIYDDDFRNEKGHIAGTFVHMNRGAVDRIISNINN; encoded by the coding sequence ATGTTTTTTCTGTACAACCTGCTTACCGTTTTTACCGGATTCCTACTAAAAATCGTTGCGCTTTTTAACCACAAGATCAGTCTTTTCGTTAAGGGCAGGAAAACGGTTTTTAATACCCTGGAACAGCATATACAGCCACAGGATAAAACTATCTGGTTCCATTCGGCATCGTTGGGTGAATATGAACAGGGACTTCCTGTTATGGAAAAGATAAGAAAACAATATCCTGACCATAAAATCGTACTTACGTTCTTCTCGCCTTCAGGATACGAGATACGAAAAAACACAAAAACTGCCGATGTTGTGGTTTACCTGCCTCTGGATACCACTGGCAACGCGAAAAGGTTTGTAAAAGTGGTACATCCTGAAATGGCCTTCTTTATTAAATATGAATACTGGCCTAATTACCTAAAGGAACTTAAAAAAGCTGGCACACCTACTTACCTTATTTCGGGGTTAATGAGAAAAAAACAGGTGTTCTTTAAATGGTATGGTGGTTTTTACCGTAAAGCATTAAAAGCATTTACACAATTTTTTGTTCAGGATAACAGCTCGAAGGAGCTTCTTCAAAGCATAGGCCTCCATAATGTATCTATTAGTGGAGACACACGCTTTGACAGGGTTAGCGAAATACTGGAACGTGACAATACACTACCTTTTATAGAAGAGTTTAAAAACAATAAAATCACTATGGTAGCGGGCAGTTCATGGCCTAAAGACGAAAGTATGTTTATTGATTTTATAAACTCGTCAAATAACACTAAATTTATAATAGCTCCGCACAACATTAAAGCAGAACAGATTGAACAGCTTAAAAACAGCATTACCAAAAAAACAGTGTTGTTTTCTGAAAAGGAAGGCAAGAACCTGGCCGAATATGAGGTATTTATCGCCGACACCATTGGGATATTGAGCAAGATATACAGCTATGCTGATTTTGCTTATGTAGGAGGTGGTTTTGGCACATCAGGACTTCATAACATACTGGAACCCGCAGCATTTGGCATCCCTATCGTTATAGGACCAAATCACCAGAAGTTCCCCGAGGCCATAGCCATGATACACATGGGCGGATGCATTGCCGTGAAGGACAAAAAGGAAATGGAAGAAACACTTTCATCTCTTATTTATGATGATGATTTCAGGAATGAAAAAGGTCATATTGCAGGCACTTTTGTTCACATGAACCGTGGGGCTGTAGACCGTATTATTAGCAACATCAATAACTGA
- a CDS encoding GNAT family N-acetyltransferase — translation MPITFKPIRANDIDRTVSMMQDFYAIDNYPIDPVVSKSLLKEFIENEDLGRGWLILDNDTVTGYVILTFVFSFEYKGRIAFLDELYISPKGRGKGIGKQTVDFIHDQALDLAINVIYLEIEGHNMIAQKLYLSKDFTVHNRKLMKLTVKK, via the coding sequence ATGCCAATTACTTTTAAGCCCATTCGGGCTAATGATATTGACCGTACCGTATCCATGATGCAGGATTTTTATGCCATAGATAATTATCCTATAGACCCTGTTGTTTCAAAATCACTTCTTAAAGAATTTATCGAAAATGAAGATTTAGGAAGGGGCTGGTTAATTCTGGATAATGATACTGTTACCGGATATGTTATACTCACTTTTGTTTTTAGCTTTGAATACAAAGGGCGCATTGCTTTTTTAGATGAGCTTTACATCTCCCCTAAAGGACGCGGTAAGGGTATAGGTAAACAGACGGTAGATTTTATTCACGATCAGGCACTTGATTTGGCCATAAATGTTATTTACCTTGAAATTGAAGGCCATAACATGATAGCCCAAAAGCTTTATCTGTCTAAAGACTTTACAGTACATAACCGTAAGCTCATGAAGCTTACAGTAAAAAAATAA
- a CDS encoding carboxymuconolactone decarboxylase family protein: protein MKTRMKLLEVVPEAYKAMFGLEKYINGTELSKTHKHLIKIRASQINGCAFCINMHTEEARKDGETEKRIYTLNAWWDTNYFTSEERALLALTEEVTRITGKVSDETYENAVNLLGEKYVANAIIAIMAINAWNRMSVTTHMMPE, encoded by the coding sequence ATGAAAACAAGAATGAAATTACTCGAAGTTGTGCCGGAAGCCTATAAAGCCATGTTTGGATTAGAAAAATACATAAACGGTACAGAATTATCTAAGACCCACAAGCATCTTATAAAAATAAGGGCATCACAAATTAATGGCTGTGCCTTTTGTATTAATATGCATACCGAAGAGGCTAGAAAAGACGGTGAAACCGAAAAGAGGATCTATACGCTTAATGCCTGGTGGGACACTAATTATTTTACTTCTGAAGAGAGGGCTTTGTTAGCCTTAACGGAAGAAGTAACCAGAATAACCGGAAAAGTATCTGATGAGACTTATGAAAATGCAGTAAATCTGTTAGGAGAAAAATATGTAGCCAATGCTATCATAGCTATAATGGCTATTAACGCATGGAACAGGATGTCTGTAACCACACACATGATGCCGGAATAA
- a CDS encoding Crp/Fnr family transcriptional regulator — MSQKLIAHIKRFVPLTDEEEKILKDYVQTEKYGKKEHLLDAGEVCSKKYFVANGILRMYNLNEKGVEQVIHFAIEGWWVTDYFSYNSGKPSKVSLQAVEEAEVAVIDASLENELLAKVPKLESYFRQVLERAYAASLMRTHYMFNFSAEDRYRHFAATYPDFVQRVPQYLLASYLGFTPEFLSKVRAKKE, encoded by the coding sequence ATGTCACAAAAATTAATTGCCCATATAAAAAGATTTGTCCCGCTTACAGATGAGGAAGAGAAAATCCTGAAGGATTATGTGCAGACAGAAAAATATGGTAAAAAGGAGCATTTGCTCGATGCAGGGGAAGTGTGTTCTAAAAAATACTTTGTGGCAAACGGAATATTGAGAATGTATAATCTTAATGAGAAGGGAGTGGAACAGGTAATACATTTTGCCATTGAAGGCTGGTGGGTTACTGATTACTTTAGCTATAATAGCGGAAAGCCATCTAAGGTGAGCCTGCAGGCTGTTGAGGAAGCGGAAGTGGCTGTGATTGATGCATCGTTAGAAAATGAACTGTTGGCTAAAGTTCCTAAGCTGGAAAGCTACTTTAGGCAGGTGTTGGAGAGGGCTTATGCAGCCTCACTTATGCGGACACATTATATGTTTAATTTTTCTGCGGAAGATCGCTACCGTCATTTTGCAGCAACCTATCCCGATTTTGTACAGCGGGTTCCTCAATATCTTTTAGCATCTTATCTGGGTTTTACACCTGAATTTTTAAGTAAGGTAAGAGCTAAAAAGGAGTAA